Proteins encoded together in one Cyprinus carpio isolate SPL01 chromosome B14, ASM1834038v1, whole genome shotgun sequence window:
- the LOC109082147 gene encoding plastin-3: protein MAGKISKEEMEELRDAFGRVDLNGNGFICDYELHDLFKEANLPLPGYKVREIIQKLMEEGDKDKDNKISFDEFVSIFQELKSSDIAKSFRKAINRKEGILAIGGTSELSSAGTQHSFSEEERFAFVNWINKALEQDPDCKHVLPINPNTEDLFKAVGDGIVLCKMINLSVSDTIDERTINKKKLTPFTIQENLNLALNSASAIGCHVVNIGALDLREGKPHLVLGLLWQIIKIGLFADIELSRNEALAALLRDGETLEDLMKLSPEELLLRWANFHLENAGWSKINNFSHDIKDSRAYFHLLNQIAPKGQKEGEDRIDVDMSGFNEQDDLKRAECMLLQADRLGCRQFVTSTDVVSGNPKLNLAFVANLFNKYPALTKPENQDINWGLLEGETREERTFRNWMNSLGVNPHVNHLYGDLQDALVILQLYEKIKVPVDWNNKVNKPPYPKLGANMKKLENCNYAVDLGKTKANFSLVGIGGQDLNDGNPTLTLALVWQLMRRYTLNVLEGLGDGQKVNDDTIVSWVNNTLSQAGKSTKISSFKDKEISSSLAVLDLIDAIQPGSVKYDLVKTGSLSDEDKLDNAKYAVSMARKIGARVYALPDDLVEVKPKMVMTVFACLMGRGMKRA, encoded by the exons ATGGCAGGAAAGATATCCAAAGAAGAGATGGAGGAGTTGCGCGATGCCTTTGGGAGAGTCG ATTTGAACGGCAATGGCTTTATCTGTGATTATGAGCTCCATGACCTGTTCAAAGAGGCAAATCTGCCCCTGCCTGGGTACAAAGTCCGTGAGATCATCCAGAAACTGATGGAAGAGGGTGACAAAGACAAGGACAATAAGATCAGCTTCGATGAGTTTGTGTCT ATCTTTCAAGAGCTGAAGAGCAGTGACATAGCAAAGAGCTTCCGGAAGGCCATCAACAGGAAGGAGGGTATCTTGGCTATCGGCGGCACATCTGAGCTCTCCAGTGCAGGCACACAGCACTCCTTCTCAG AGGAGGAGAGGTTTgcttttgtgaactggatcaacaaAGCGCTGGAACAAGACCCTGACTGTAAACATGTGTTGCCCATAAATCCCAATACAGAGGATCTCTTCAAGGCTGTAGGTGACGGTATTGTGCTGTG TAAAATGATCAACCTGTCAGTATCTGATACTATTGATGAGAGGACCATCAACAAGAAGAAACTAACACCATTCACAATACAG GAGAATCTTAACCTGGCTCTTAACTCGGCCTCTGCCATTGGCTGTCATGTGGTCAACATCGGGGCACTGGACCTTCGAGAAGGCAAACCTCATCTGGTTTTGGGCCTGCTGTGGCAGATCATCAAAATTGGTCTATTTGCTGACATTGAGCTGAGCAGAAATGAGG CTCTGGCAGCATTGTTGAGGGATGGAGAGACACTAGAGGATCTGATGAAATTGTCTCCAGAGGAACTGTTGCTTCGCTGGGCCAACTTCCACCTGGAGAATGCCGGCTGGAGCAAGATCAACAACTTCAGCCATGATATAAAG GACTCGAGGGCTTATTTCCACCTGCTCAACCAGATCGCACCGAAAGGTCAGAAGGAGGGTGAAGATCGTATTGACGTTGACATGTCAGGCTTCAAC GAGCAAGATGACCTGAAGAGAGCTGAGTGTATGCTGCTGCAGGCAGACAGGCTGGGCTGCAGACAGTTTGTCACGTCTACTGACGTTGTGTCTGGCAACCCTAAACTCAACTTGGCCTTTGTGGCCAATCTCTTCAACAAGTACCCAGCGCTGACCAAACCCGAGAATCAAGACATCAACTGGGGACTTCTGGAGG GAGAGACCAGAGAGGAGAGGACTTTCAGAAACTGGATGAATTCTCTGGGTGTCAATCCTCATGTCAATCACTTATACGG TGATCTTCAAGATGCTCTGGTCATCCTGCAACTTTATGAGAAGATCAAGGTTCCTGTCGACTGGAACAACAAAGTCAACAAGCCCCCATATCCTAAACTAGGGGCCAACATGAAAAAG CTGGAGAACTGTAACTACGCTGTGGACCTGGGGAAGACCAAAGCTAATTTCTCGCTGGTGGGCATCGGGGGGCAAGACTTGAATGATGGGAACCCAACGCTCACTCTCGCCCTGGTCTGGCAGCTCATGAGGAG ATACACTCTGAATGTACTAGAAGGCCTGGGCGACGGACAGAAGGTCAACGATGACACCATCGTCAGCTGGGTTAATAATACTTTGTCACAAGCAGGAAAATCAACCAAAATATCCAGTTTCAAG GACAAAGAGATCAGCTCCAGTCTGGCGGTGTTGGACCTGATTGATGCCATCCAGCCCGGCAGCGTCAAATACGACCTCGTGAAGACAGGAAGCCTTAGTGACGAAGACAAACTGGACAATGCAAA GTATGCTGTATCCATGGCCAGGAAGATCGGTGCTCGTGTGTATGCCCTGCCTGACGATCTAGTGGAGGTCAAACCCAAGATGGTGATGACCGTGTTCGCGTGTCTAATGGGCAGAGGGATGAAGAGGGCGTAA